TTGATCTGCAACCTGTCCGCCTGCTTTACACTGTATACGTGTTCGACTCTTATACCCATTTCCGAAAGCCTGTGTTTTATCTTTTCTTCTACGCCGTCGCCGGCATTCTCGGGGAAAGCTCCGTCGGCCAGCGCTCTTACAACCCCGGCCGTTTCTCTGTACTTTTTAAGAATGATCTCCTGGTGGCGCTTTACTATGGAATCCATCTGGAGTTCCAGGCTCCTTAAAAAGTTCATGTCTCTTATCAGTTTCCTTATTTCCTCGGTCCTCCCGCAGCGACCTTTGAAAAACTTGGGCAGACCTTCGCGCGAGGGGTCTTCCTCGCTCCTCATCATTTCATAAAAAGCCCGGACCGTGGCCTTGAACTCCCTTTCCCAGCACGTCTTCTGAAGCCCGCAGTCGGTACATATTTCGCCTTTAGCCTTTTGGTAAACCCTCGTAAAATACCCCTGGCGGTTTTCCTCCTTCAGCGGGAGGGTGAAAGCCGCCGCCATGTCTTCAAAAAGCCTGGCAAGCTCGTAAAGCCTGTCCCTGAACATTTCGTGCCTGTAAATCAGGTCCTCTTCGCTGCTATCGCTCGAAAAGTACTCGGTAACCTTTCTCAAGATACCGGACGGCAGCAGAGCGAAAGCTGCAAGAGCCAAAACCATCGAAGAAACTTGAATTGCCACTTTTCCAATAGAGCCTGCGTAAAGGTTTAAAATCAGGTATCCCATCACAAATCCCGCTATTGTACCGTATTTGCCCAGCCTGTGAAAAGCTCCTGCTACAAGCCCGGCAAACGCCATGATTCCACTAGACCAGGGCGCCACCCCAGCAGGAGATCCGATCATCCCTATTACGGCACCCGCCGCGGCCCCGGCTCCGGAACCTGTCGCAAAGGCCGCGACCAGGATAACGAGGACACTCAGGAATTCCTTTATACCGGTGCCGTACGGTTCCCAGAGGCCCACGAATCTGAGGATGGCACCCGTCATTAGTATGAGGCACAGGCTCCTTTCTATCCTCGTTGTCCGGGTCTTGAATACGCCGGGAAGGCCGAAGGGTATTATATAGGTCATTACCAGGGCCAGCGCCGCTTCAATGAAAACCAGAAAATAATCGTAGAAGCTCGTCCCTTTTATAGATAAAATTAAAAACCCCGGAACCATGTAAGATACCAAAATACTGCCGCCGATCAGAAGGTTCTTATTGACGACCCACTTTTCAAACGTATAGTAAATCACTGCAAAAAGGATCATTGCCGCCGCATACCTTCCCGCTGTCAAGTCACGGGTAGCGGTCAGGTTGCCGAAAAGAGCCGCCAGCCCTACCGAAAAAAACCTGCCGCGGTACAATGCGGCCGCAGCCGTTATTGAAATCCCCAGGGGGTAAATGCCCATGACCGGCGCCCTCCCGAAGATAAAGGCTACGAGGTGAACCAGGAAGCTGTCGGGAGTAAAAGACAAAAGCGGGACGGCAAGTCCGGGTCTGTTTAAACGTGTCTTACTTATCAATTCGATCACCTACCTCACTTTCTGGTAGGCTTTATTATACACCCTGATAATAACAAAAATTGTCAATATGATGATGTCGAGCAAAAAAATCGTTAGACAAAAAAAAATAAAAGTCGCAACCTGCGACTTTTTTTGGTCGTAAAAATAAAATGGTGACCCTGAGGGGAGTCGAACCCCTGTTACCGCCTTGAAAGAGCGGTGTCTTAACCACTTGACCACAGGGCCACTTCTGGTAGCGGCGCAGGGATTTGAACCCCGGACACTGCGGGTATGAACCGCATGCTCTAGCCACCTGAGCTACGCCGCCGTATTTTCACTTTGGTGGCGGGGGCTGGATTTGAACCAGCGACCTTCGGGTTATGAGCCCGACGAGCTACCAGACTGCTCCACCCCGCGTCGTAATTCGCAATGCATTTTATATTTTATAATAAAAAACTTCTTTCGTCAAGAGTTTCGTTAAAAAGCGCCGCGGGCACGCCCCAGGGACGCGCCCGCAATTTTTAGACCTCTTATTTTATCTCGACAGTAGCGCCGACTTCGGCAAGTTTCGCTTTGATCTGCTCGGCTTCTTCCTTGCTGACCTTTTCCTTTATTGGTTTCGGAGCTCCGTCTACCAGGTCCTTGGCTTCCTTCAGCCCGAGGCCTGTGAGCTCTCTTACAACCTTGATTACCTTGATCTTTTCAGCGCCGGGGTTGGCCAGGATCACGTCAAATTCGGTCTGCTCGGGAGCTGCAGCCTCAGCAGCGCCGGGAGCAGCAGGACCGGCAGCCACGGCCACCGGAGCGGCGGCGGTCACACCGAATTTCTCTTGAAGGGCTTTCACCAGTTCGGAAAGCTCTAAAACGGTCATATTCTCTATAGCAGCAATGATTTCATCTTTTGTCATTTTTTTACATCCTCCTTAAAAATTTTTTATTTGTCGTTTCCTCGACTCACTGCAAAACCTTCCGCTTACCGTCAGGCAGCGGTCTGCGACCGTCTGCTACGCTGACCGCATGAAGCCCTGCAGTGAATCGTTTTCAAAGTGATTAAGACGCCTTTTTGTCCTGAATGGCCTGCAGAGTGTATACCAGGTCGAGAATGGGCCCCTGCAGCACCCAGACGATGCCGTAGAGGGGCGACTGGACGGCTCCCACGGCTTTGGCAATGAGTTCCTCCTTCCGGGGAAGCTTTGCCAGTTGCTCTATCATGGCCTTGTCGGCCACCCGGCCTTCCACGACGCCGCCCTTTATCTCCAGCTGCTTATGGTCTTTGGCGAAATCCACCAGTACCTTGGCCGGAGCAACAGGGTCGTCGAAGCCGAAAGCCACTGCCGTAGGACCCTCTAAGTACTCATCCAGGTTGTATTCAAAGTCCTTTACAGCAATTTTGGTGAGGGTGTTTTTTACTACCTTGTATTCGACGCCCTGTTCTCTCAGCTTTCTGCGAAGCTCGGTGATCTCCGCCACATTGAGGCCTTTGTAGTCGGTCAATATGGCTGCTCTAGCCCTGCTGAACTTATCCTTCAGCTCAGCAACCAGCTGCTGTTTTTCCTCCCTGGTTCCCACCTTCTCACCTCCTTAAGCAAACTTAAAAGGCCTTCCTGCAGAGGTACAGAAAGGCCTTGTATTCCCACTTGATACATTGCCTTCGCCTCGGTAGGATATTAAGCCTTCCAGCACCTACTGTCTGCAGCGAATGGATTCTTTATTTCACCGCAAACTCACCACAGGCGGTGAAATAAATTATTTAATTACTTTTTCTCAACTACTTTCAACGGATTTATTTTAATCCCCGGACCCATGGTACTGGAGATTACCACGCTCTTTATATACGTTCCTTTGGCAGCGGCGGGTTTCGCTTTGATTATGGACTCCATCAGAGCCGTGAAGTTATCCAGCAATTTATCGGGACCGAAAGATTTCTTTCCTATGGGAGCGTGAACTATACCGGTTTTGTCGACGCGGTATTCGATCTTACCGGCCTTTATCTCCTTTACGGCCTTGGCTACATCGAAGGTAACGGTTCCGGCTTTGGGGTTGGGCATCAGACCCTTCGGACCCAGTATGCGGCCCAATTTACCCACGGCGCCCATCATGTCGGGCGTAGCTACAGCTACATCGAAATCCAGAAATCCGCCTTCGATTTTGGCAATCAGGTCTTCAGCACCTACGTAGTCTGCGCCTGCTTGCTCGGCTTCCGTTGCCTTATCGCCCTTTGCAAACACCAGCACTCGGACGGTTTTGCCCGTACCGTGGGGAAGCACTACCGTGCTCCTCACCTGCTGGTCGGCATGGCGCGGGTCAACGCCCAGCCTTACGGCTACTTCGATGGTCTCGTCGAATTTCTTATTAGCGGTCTGGAGGGCCAGTTCTATGGCTTCCTTGGGTTCATAGAGCCTGGTCCTGTCCACTAACTTCAACGCTTCTAGATAGCTCTTGCTTCTCTTTGGCATTTTTCTCCCTCCTGTGGTAGTGTCGGAAATAAAATTCCTCCCACCCAGTCCTTACCAATAGTCCTCAGTCGACCACGGTAATTCCCATGCTGCGGGCTGTACCCTCTATCATCCTCATGGCCGCTTCGAGGCTGGCGGCATTCAGATCCTTCATCTTCAGCTCGGCAATTTCCCTTATGTCCTTCTTGGTAACCTTGCCTACCTTGTTCTTGTTGGGTTCTCCCGAACCCTTCTCAACACCGGCGGCTTTCATGAGCAGCACCGATGCCGGCGGTGTCTTGAGTACAAAGCTGAAAGATCTATCCTGGTATACTGTCAACTCCACCGGAATAATAAGACCGGCCTGAGCTGCGGTTTTCTCGTTGAACTCCTTGCAGAAGTTCATTATGTTGATACCCGTCGGACCCAGGGCAGGACCTACCGGAGGAGCAGGTGTGGCTTTTCCAGCTGGGATCTGGAGTTTTACCACTGCTATTACCTTTTTGGCCATATTTGCACCTCCTCGCAAATATTATATTTTTTCCACCTGGTTAAAGTCAAGCTCGATAGGTGTTTCCCGCCCAAACATGGATATAAGGACCTTTACTTTCTGTTTTTCATGGTTTATCTCGAGCACCTTGCCTACAAAGTTTTCGAAAGGTCCGGAAACGACTTTTACATTCTGGTCGACATCAATGTCGAGCTTCGGTTTGGGCTCCTCTATACCCATCTGCTTCAAAATCGCTTTTATTTCCGATTCCTGCAGCGGAATGGGTTTATTCCCGGTACCTACAAAGCCCGTGACACCGGGGGTGTTCCTAACCACGTGCCAGGAATCGTCGGTAACTATCATTTCCACAAGGACGTATCCCGGAAATATCTTGCGCTGGGTTACCTTCTTCTTCCCGTTTTTTATCTCAACTTCTTCCTCCACGGGGACCAGCACCCGGAAGATCTTGTCCTGCATTCCCATGGATTCCACGCGCTTTTCCAGGTTTGCCTTTACCTTGTTTTCGTAACCGGAATAAGTATGGATTACGTACCAGTTTTTAGACATATTTTACAAGGGGTAAAACCCCTGCCCTCCCTTATCGGAGAATCGTCTTCAGAACATTCATCAGAATGCTGTCAACTATCCATATAAAACCGCTAACCAGGGCTACGGATACAAGTACAACGATCGTGTATGACACCAGTTCATCCCTGGTAGGCCAGGTTACCTTTTTCAGTTCCGACCTGACTTCTTTAAAAAATCTGCTGCTTCTTTTTAAGAAACCTTCGCCGCCGGCTGCCATTAAGCATTATCCCCCTCAAAAGGAATCATTTATTTCTATTTCGTCTCTTTGTGCAGGGTGTGACGCCCGCAGAACTTGCAGTACTTTCTGAGTTCAAGTCGATCCGGGTCGTTTTTCTTATTCTTTTCGGTGTGGTAATTCCTGTGCTTGCATTCGGTGCACTCCAGCACTACGTTAACTCTCATCCGGACACCTCCTACCCCTTTAAGCTCAGTGCATTCGGAGTATATAGTAAGTCACTTAAATCAATTTATCATAATTCGTCTTTATTGTCAATAAAAAGGCAAAAATTAAGGGGAATCTCCCGATTCCCCCGTTTTGTTCCTTTATTCGATTATCTCGGTCACCACACCGGCCCCTACGGTCCTGCCACCCTCGCGGATAGCAAAGCGAAGGCCTTCTTCTATCGCTATGGGAGCTATAAGCTCGATCTCCATTACTACGTTGTCACCAGGCATGACCATCTCGGTGCCCTCGGGCAGCTTTATTACTCCAGTTACGTCGGTCGTCCTGAAGTAGAACTGCGGCCTGTATCCGTTGAAAAACGGTGTGTGCCTTCCCCCTTCTTCCTTCTTCAATACGTATACCTGGCCCTTGAATTTGGTGTGCGGATGTATGGATCCGGGTTTGGCTATTACCATACCCCTTTCTACTTCGTCCCTGTCTACGCCTCTCAAGAGTGCTCCGATGTTGTCTCCTGCTACCGCCTGGTCCAGGATCTTCCTGAACATCTCTACACCGGTCACTACGGTCTTCTTCTTCTCAGGAGCCAATCCTACTATCTCTACTTCGTCGCCTACTTTCAGGGTGCCCCTCTCTACTCTTCCGGTCACTACGGTGCCGCGCCCGGTTATGGTGAATAC
The DNA window shown above is from Thermosediminibacter oceani DSM 16646 and carries:
- the spoIIE gene encoding stage II sporulation protein E produces the protein MISKTRLNRPGLAVPLLSFTPDSFLVHLVAFIFGRAPVMGIYPLGISITAAAALYRGRFFSVGLAALFGNLTATRDLTAGRYAAAMILFAVIYYTFEKWVVNKNLLIGGSILVSYMVPGFLILSIKGTSFYDYFLVFIEAALALVMTYIIPFGLPGVFKTRTTRIERSLCLILMTGAILRFVGLWEPYGTGIKEFLSVLVILVAAFATGSGAGAAAGAVIGMIGSPAGVAPWSSGIMAFAGLVAGAFHRLGKYGTIAGFVMGYLILNLYAGSIGKVAIQVSSMVLALAAFALLPSGILRKVTEYFSSDSSEEDLIYRHEMFRDRLYELARLFEDMAAAFTLPLKEENRQGYFTRVYQKAKGEICTDCGLQKTCWEREFKATVRAFYEMMRSEEDPSREGLPKFFKGRCGRTEEIRKLIRDMNFLRSLELQMDSIVKRHQEIILKKYRETAGVVRALADGAFPENAGDGVEEKIKHRLSEMGIRVEHVYSVKQADRLQINIVKGPCISGRQCESDIPSCVAEALGTDAAVKIVDCPLRSGSTRCRLKAVPAGSYRVSVGVVSVPKESAEVSGDSFSFMELDDGKFMLAISDGMGVGEKARKESERTLSILEELLEAGYDHKTALDILNSAMQIARNDDTFSTLDLALIDMYSGQVEFIKAGAVTGFIKRGKLVDTVRGGSLPVGIVDSITASTVKKRLKPGDMIVLLSDGALDSFSDGDDKEAEMMEFLASTNTTNPQELANRILEKVREKRKTVRDDMTVLVGRIWHQQYR
- the rpmG gene encoding 50S ribosomal protein L33; the encoded protein is MRVNVVLECTECKHRNYHTEKNKKNDPDRLELRKYCKFCGRHTLHKETK
- the rplA gene encoding 50S ribosomal protein L1, with amino-acid sequence MPKRSKSYLEALKLVDRTRLYEPKEAIELALQTANKKFDETIEVAVRLGVDPRHADQQVRSTVVLPHGTGKTVRVLVFAKGDKATEAEQAGADYVGAEDLIAKIEGGFLDFDVAVATPDMMGAVGKLGRILGPKGLMPNPKAGTVTFDVAKAVKEIKAGKIEYRVDKTGIVHAPIGKKSFGPDKLLDNFTALMESIIKAKPAAAKGTYIKSVVISSTMGPGIKINPLKVVEKK
- the rplJ gene encoding 50S ribosomal protein L10; this translates as MGTREEKQQLVAELKDKFSRARAAILTDYKGLNVAEITELRRKLREQGVEYKVVKNTLTKIAVKDFEYNLDEYLEGPTAVAFGFDDPVAPAKVLVDFAKDHKQLEIKGGVVEGRVADKAMIEQLAKLPRKEELIAKAVGAVQSPLYGIVWVLQGPILDLVYTLQAIQDKKAS
- the secE gene encoding preprotein translocase subunit SecE — encoded protein: MAAGGEGFLKRSSRFFKEVRSELKKVTWPTRDELVSYTIVVLVSVALVSGFIWIVDSILMNVLKTILR
- the rplK gene encoding 50S ribosomal protein L11, which encodes MAKKVIAVVKLQIPAGKATPAPPVGPALGPTGINIMNFCKEFNEKTAAQAGLIIPVELTVYQDRSFSFVLKTPPASVLLMKAAGVEKGSGEPNKNKVGKVTKKDIREIAELKMKDLNAASLEAAMRMIEGTARSMGITVVD
- the nusG gene encoding transcription termination/antitermination protein NusG, with product MSKNWYVIHTYSGYENKVKANLEKRVESMGMQDKIFRVLVPVEEEVEIKNGKKKVTQRKIFPGYVLVEMIVTDDSWHVVRNTPGVTGFVGTGNKPIPLQESEIKAILKQMGIEEPKPKLDIDVDQNVKVVSGPFENFVGKVLEINHEKQKVKVLISMFGRETPIELDFNQVEKI
- the rplL gene encoding 50S ribosomal protein L7/L12 yields the protein MTKDEIIAAIENMTVLELSELVKALQEKFGVTAAAPVAVAAGPAAPGAAEAAAPEQTEFDVILANPGAEKIKVIKVVRELTGLGLKEAKDLVDGAPKPIKEKVSKEEAEQIKAKLAEVGATVEIK